In one window of Thermodesulfobacteriota bacterium DNA:
- a CDS encoding CoA-binding protein translates to MHKQGVKDFPYYVGIKSLGEIATREDRVCVLNILGNESRTVTPVSHIYSGGNVVFGTMPGRTGQSLETKLGNIPVYNSIKEGLKAGHKFNTAVIYLPPSGVKDGVAEAVKHNPDLKKVIILTEKVSVADARVIRAICQANGVDVFGGNCLGVADSWNQVRIGGALGGNKPDESLVKGSIAIFSNSGNFTTTIAVYLLTKGWGTTTSISSGKDVYIHYSPREFFHALHNDDRSRGAVIYTEPGGYYEHGLDIKKPTVACVVGRWKARLTKACGHAGSLAGSGDDAMAKEKWFMEYFGVDGIYTPQTPHFSKKGAVVTNIAHIPEALSKVMEKNGIKSDFEPKGDLSLKCWFGSNASVQVPRELDMQAVKAVSPYDEQIEHINRQIGAQFPRQAMKDASGASMMDPNTQVTKVHNVSILDSSKRLLEENLVFSLIKRYPDAYGVELANAAFNAHLNHDGDGALAAAQAAREAESSPNSVLSSAISIIGKGRVKGALRASSILLEAFQASGLQSGYGKFDCSAILKALPADDKAALTAGKDDKSAKAVLKRVENAGGSSVFIEFVKEASKGKPSTDALVAAIWMTLGWEPLIKRSISKVTIAALPWYSRIFSSFVGCSVDAARHTKDSFCGVKNDELVEKWSFTDAAFLALIGRKPIETERFEFSMLLGLIISNGPGTISAQGAKGAVSADGPEDPARVQLNKGFVGFLTHTGFAHGGNGYEAIAFLIERFSGKGLKDPSSRKHGLDLRAIADEYSKGYAKYKADQKALGNIEYLKIPCVNHPVFKGKDVNYDPRERFVAALFEEKGVYNVFLDFYHNLVKSLFDWKVSKNVYCVNIDAVIAVILLKIMWEAYSSGKMPDKEVESAAFTTFLFGRMIGSAAEIDDHLNRGRNMDTRTAASKCSFVG, encoded by the coding sequence ATGCACAAGCAAGGCGTAAAGGACTTCCCGTACTATGTCGGTATTAAATCGCTTGGAGAGATAGCCACGCGAGAGGACCGCGTGTGCGTGCTGAACATACTCGGAAATGAAAGCCGGACGGTAACGCCTGTAAGCCACATATACTCCGGCGGGAACGTCGTCTTCGGGACCATGCCCGGCAGGACCGGGCAGTCGCTCGAGACAAAGCTCGGCAACATCCCGGTATATAACTCCATAAAGGAAGGGCTCAAGGCCGGGCACAAGTTCAACACCGCGGTCATCTACCTCCCGCCCTCGGGCGTCAAGGACGGCGTAGCCGAGGCGGTAAAGCACAACCCGGACCTCAAGAAGGTAATCATACTGACCGAGAAGGTCTCGGTCGCGGACGCCAGGGTCATAAGGGCCATCTGCCAGGCGAACGGCGTGGACGTATTCGGCGGCAACTGCCTGGGCGTTGCCGACTCATGGAACCAGGTGAGGATAGGCGGCGCGCTCGGCGGCAACAAGCCGGACGAATCCCTTGTAAAGGGCTCCATAGCGATCTTCTCCAACTCCGGCAACTTCACGACCACCATCGCGGTCTACCTCCTTACCAAGGGCTGGGGCACGACCACTTCCATATCGAGCGGAAAGGACGTCTACATCCATTACTCGCCGCGGGAGTTCTTCCACGCCCTGCATAACGACGACAGGTCCAGGGGCGCGGTCATCTACACGGAGCCGGGCGGATATTACGAGCACGGCCTGGACATAAAGAAACCCACGGTGGCGTGCGTCGTGGGCCGCTGGAAGGCGAGGCTCACCAAGGCCTGCGGACATGCCGGAAGCCTCGCCGGCTCCGGCGACGACGCGATGGCCAAGGAGAAATGGTTCATGGAGTACTTCGGGGTGGACGGCATATACACCCCCCAGACCCCGCATTTCTCAAAGAAGGGCGCGGTCGTTACGAACATCGCCCACATACCGGAGGCGCTCTCCAAGGTAATGGAGAAGAACGGGATAAAGTCGGATTTCGAGCCCAAGGGCGACCTTTCGCTCAAGTGCTGGTTCGGGAGCAACGCCTCGGTCCAGGTGCCCAGGGAGCTCGACATGCAGGCCGTCAAGGCAGTTTCGCCGTATGACGAGCAGATAGAGCACATCAACAGGCAGATAGGGGCGCAGTTCCCGAGGCAGGCCATGAAGGACGCCTCCGGGGCTTCGATGATGGACCCGAACACCCAGGTGACCAAGGTCCACAACGTCTCCATACTCGATTCCTCGAAGCGCTTGCTCGAGGAGAACCTGGTCTTTTCGCTCATAAAGAGATACCCGGACGCGTACGGCGTCGAGCTTGCTAACGCCGCCTTCAACGCGCACCTCAACCATGACGGGGACGGGGCGCTCGCGGCGGCCCAGGCTGCCCGCGAGGCCGAGAGCTCCCCGAACAGCGTCCTTTCGTCCGCCATATCCATCATCGGCAAGGGCAGGGTGAAGGGGGCGCTCCGCGCATCAAGCATACTCCTCGAGGCCTTCCAGGCATCGGGGCTCCAGTCGGGTTATGGGAAGTTCGACTGCTCCGCCATCCTCAAGGCTCTCCCGGCGGACGACAAGGCCGCGCTCACGGCCGGCAAGGACGACAAGTCGGCAAAGGCCGTCCTAAAGAGGGTCGAGAACGCGGGCGGCAGCTCGGTGTTCATAGAGTTCGTGAAGGAGGCGTCCAAGGGCAAGCCCTCTACCGACGCCCTCGTCGCGGCCATATGGATGACGCTCGGGTGGGAGCCCCTCATAAAGAGGAGCATCTCGAAGGTCACAATCGCGGCGCTTCCCTGGTACTCGAGGATATTCTCCTCGTTCGTCGGGTGCAGCGTTGACGCGGCCAGGCACACGAAGGACAGCTTCTGCGGCGTAAAGAACGACGAGCTCGTGGAGAAGTGGTCCTTTACGGACGCGGCCTTCCTGGCCCTCATAGGCAGGAAGCCCATTGAGACCGAGAGGTTCGAGTTCTCGATGCTCTTAGGCCTCATCATCTCGAACGGCCCCGGCACCATCTCCGCACAGGGCGCGAAGGGCGCGGTGAGCGCGGACGGCCCCGAGGACCCGGCCAGGGTGCAGCTTAACAAGGGCTTCGTGGGCTTCCTCACCCACACCGGGTTCGCGCACGGCGGGAACGGCTACGAGGCAATAGCGTTCCTCATCGAGAGGTTCTCCGGAAAGGGCCTTAAGGACCCATCGAGCAGGAAGCACGGGCTCGACCTGAGGGCCATTGCCGACGAATACTCGAAGGGCTACGCAAAGTACAAGGCGGACCAGAAGGCGCTCGGGAATATCGAGTACCTCAAGATACCCTGCGTAAACCACCCGGTATTCAAGGGCAAGGACGTGAACTACGACCCGAGAGAGAGGTTCGTGGCCGCTCTTTTCGAGGAGAAGGGCGTATATAACGTCTTCCTCGACTTCTACCATAACCTCGTAAAGTCCCTCTTCGACTGGAAGGTCAGCAAGAACGTCTACTGCGTCAACATAGACGCGGTCATAGCCGTTATTCTTCTCAAGATAATGTGGGAGGCCTACAGCTCCGGGAAGATGCCGGACAAAGAGGTCGAGAGCGCGGCCTTCACGACCTTCCTCTTCGGCAGGATGATAGGCTCCGCAGCCGAGATAGACGACCACCTGAACAGGGGCCGCAACATGGACACCAGGACGGCGGCCTCCAAGTGCTCCTTTGTCGGGTAA
- a CDS encoding SPOR domain-containing protein, with protein MKDKKVVIIGAVSAVIVIALVFIFMPSGQENESGHEVISKRAKLTEETVEETPAEAIVAQDAPVEATAAPIEPAPAAPVVPAASLKETTAAPSTAVKQAAPTPQVEKKETVQARKEPVQAAPVKKAVEKERKPAKTAKAAQPKKPEAQPWAINVASFASLPEAQNLAISLRKAGYKSYVADFTRDSVQWHRVRVGFFSTRAEAEKAGRDIQSRFRVDTPWIVKPESDEIKSHL; from the coding sequence TTGAAGGACAAAAAAGTAGTCATAATCGGAGCGGTTTCGGCGGTAATAGTTATCGCGCTCGTATTCATCTTCATGCCATCCGGCCAGGAAAACGAGAGCGGGCACGAGGTCATCTCAAAAAGGGCCAAGCTGACCGAGGAAACAGTAGAGGAGACACCGGCAGAGGCAATAGTTGCACAGGATGCTCCGGTCGAGGCAACGGCTGCGCCGATAGAGCCGGCCCCTGCAGCGCCTGTTGTACCTGCCGCCTCTCTCAAGGAGACCACGGCAGCGCCTTCGACGGCAGTTAAGCAAGCTGCTCCTACCCCCCAGGTTGAAAAGAAGGAGACGGTCCAGGCCAGGAAAGAGCCCGTTCAGGCGGCCCCGGTCAAGAAGGCAGTTGAAAAGGAGCGGAAACCGGCCAAGACCGCAAAAGCCGCACAGCCCAAGAAGCCCGAGGCACAGCCGTGGGCGATAAACGTGGCTTCTTTCGCAAGCCTCCCAGAGGCCCAAAACCTTGCAATATCCTTGAGGAAAGCTGGGTACAAATCGTACGTGGCCGACTTCACCAGGGATTCGGTCCAATGGCACAGGGTGAGGGTGGGTTTCTTCAGCACAAGGGCTGAGGCAGAAAAGGCCGGCAGGGACATACAATCCAGGTTCCGCGTGGATACGCCCTGGATAGTGAAGCCAGAGAGCGACGAGATCAAGTCTCACCTCTGA